A genomic region of Janthinobacterium lividum contains the following coding sequences:
- the rpsM gene encoding 30S ribosomal protein S13 — MARIAGVNIPNHQHTVIGLTAIYGVGRPRAEKICASTGVATNKKIKDLDDSELEKLRDEVGKFIVEGDLRRELSMNIKRLMDLGCYRGMRHRKGLPCRGQRTRTNARTRKGPRKAAQSLKK, encoded by the coding sequence ATGGCACGTATTGCAGGGGTTAATATCCCAAATCATCAGCATACCGTTATCGGCCTGACGGCCATCTACGGTGTGGGCCGTCCACGCGCAGAGAAAATCTGTGCATCGACCGGTGTAGCAACCAACAAAAAGATCAAAGATCTGGATGACAGCGAACTGGAAAAGCTGCGCGATGAAGTAGGTAAATTCATCGTCGAAGGCGATCTGCGTCGTGAACTGTCCATGAACATCAAGCGTTTGATGGATCTGGGTTGCTACCGCGGCATGCGTCATCGTAAGGGTCTGCCTTGCCGTGGCCAGCGTACGCGTACGAACGCACGTACCCGCAAGGGACCGCGTAAAGCCGCTCAATCGCTGAAAAAATAA
- the rpsK gene encoding 30S ribosomal protein S11, whose product MAKSQNNAASARVRKKVKKNVAEGIAHVHASFNNTIITITDRQGNALSWATSGGAGFKGSRKSTPFAAQVAAEAAGKVAVECGVKNLEVRIKGPGPGRESAVRALNNLGIKITEIQDVTPVPHNGCRPPKRRRI is encoded by the coding sequence ATGGCTAAGTCGCAAAATAACGCCGCATCAGCACGCGTGCGTAAAAAAGTTAAAAAGAACGTCGCTGAAGGCATCGCACATGTCCACGCTTCGTTCAATAACACCATCATTACCATCACCGATCGTCAAGGCAATGCCTTGTCGTGGGCTACCTCCGGCGGTGCAGGCTTCAAGGGTTCGCGTAAATCGACCCCGTTCGCAGCGCAGGTCGCCGCGGAAGCCGCTGGTAAAGTGGCTGTTGAGTGTGGCGTGAAGAACCTGGAAGTACGTATCAAGGGCCCAGGTCCTGGTCGTGAATCCGCCGTTCGCGCGCTGAACAACCTGGGCATCAAGATCACCGAGATCCAGGACGTGACGCCGGTACCGCACAACGGTTGCCGTCCACCGAAACGTCGTCGTATCTAA
- the rpsD gene encoding 30S ribosomal protein S4, which translates to MARYIGPKAKLSRREGTDLFLKSARRSLDSKCKLDVKPGQHGVKSGARTSDYGNQLREKQKVKRMYGVLERQFRRYFAEADRRKGNTGETLLKLLETRLDNVCYRMGFGSTRAEARQLVSHKAFTVNGIVVNIASYAVKVGDIVAVREKSKKQVRIVEALSLAEQVGMPSWVSVDAKKMEGTFKSLPERNEIANDVNESLIVELYSR; encoded by the coding sequence GTGGCACGTTATATCGGACCTAAAGCAAAACTTTCCCGCCGTGAAGGTACAGACCTGTTCCTGAAGAGCGCACGTCGCTCGCTGGACAGCAAGTGCAAACTGGACGTCAAGCCAGGCCAACACGGTGTCAAATCCGGCGCCCGCACCTCGGACTACGGTAACCAACTGCGCGAAAAGCAAAAAGTCAAGCGCATGTACGGCGTGCTGGAACGTCAATTCCGCCGCTACTTCGCTGAAGCAGACCGTCGTAAAGGCAACACCGGCGAAACGCTGTTGAAGTTGCTGGAAACGCGTCTGGACAACGTTTGCTACCGCATGGGCTTTGGCTCGACCCGCGCTGAAGCGCGTCAATTGGTCAGCCACAAAGCGTTCACCGTGAACGGTATCGTTGTGAACATCGCTTCGTACGCAGTCAAAGTTGGCGACATCGTTGCTGTTCGTGAAAAATCGAAAAAGCAAGTGCGTATCGTTGAAGCACTGTCGCTGGCTGAACAAGTTGGTATGCCTAGCTGGGTTTCGGTTGATGCCAAGAAAATGGAAGGTACTTTCAAGTCCCTGCCAGAGCGTAACGAAATCGCTAACGACGTCAACGAATCGCTGATCGTCGAGCTGTACTCGCGTTAA
- a CDS encoding DNA-directed RNA polymerase subunit alpha has protein sequence MQNSLLKPRIIDVEALGAGHAKVVMEPFERGYGHTLGNALRRVLLSSMVGYAPTEVTIAGVVHEYSSLDGVQEDVVDLLLNLKGVVFKVHNRDSVTLTLKKEGEGAILASDIDLPHDVELINPDHVIAHLTAGGKLDMQIKVEKGRGYVPGNVRRLSEDTNKTIGRIILDASFSPVRRVSYFVESARVEQRTDLDKLIINIETNGVISPEEAIRQSARVLVDQLNVFAALEGTEAAAEAPSRAPLVDPILLRPVDDLELTVRSANCLKAENIYYIGDLIQRSENELLKTPNLGRKSLNEIKEVLASRGLTLGMKLENWPPAGLEK, from the coding sequence ATGCAAAACAGTTTGTTGAAGCCACGTATTATCGATGTTGAAGCTCTCGGTGCAGGTCACGCCAAGGTCGTGATGGAACCGTTCGAGCGCGGCTATGGCCACACATTGGGTAACGCGTTGCGCCGCGTTCTGCTGTCGTCGATGGTAGGCTACGCGCCGACCGAAGTGACGATCGCTGGCGTCGTCCACGAATATTCCTCCCTCGATGGCGTGCAAGAAGACGTCGTCGATCTGTTGCTGAACTTGAAGGGTGTGGTTTTCAAAGTCCACAACCGCGATTCGGTAACCCTGACCCTGAAAAAAGAAGGCGAAGGCGCCATCCTGGCCTCCGATATCGACCTGCCGCATGACGTCGAACTGATCAACCCTGACCACGTGATCGCCCACCTGACCGCTGGTGGCAAGCTGGACATGCAGATCAAGGTTGAAAAAGGCCGCGGCTACGTTCCTGGTAACGTGCGTCGCCTGTCCGAAGACACGAACAAGACCATCGGCCGCATCATCCTGGATGCGTCGTTCTCGCCAGTGCGCCGCGTATCGTACTTCGTTGAATCGGCCCGCGTTGAACAGCGTACCGACCTGGACAAGCTGATCATCAACATCGAAACCAACGGCGTGATCTCGCCGGAAGAAGCGATCCGCCAGTCGGCCCGCGTCCTGGTGGACCAGTTGAATGTGTTCGCTGCCCTGGAAGGCACGGAAGCCGCCGCCGAAGCGCCATCGCGCGCTCCGCTGGTCGATCCTATCCTGTTGCGTCCAGTCGACGACCTGGAGTTGACCGTGCGTTCGGCGAACTGCCTGAAAGCGGAAAACATCTACTACATCGGCGACCTGATCCAACGTTCGGAAAACGAACTGCTGAAAACGCCAAATCTGGGCCGCAAGTCCCTGAACGAAATCAAGGAAGTGCTGGCATCGCGCGGCTTGACCTTGGGCATGAAGCTGGAAAACTGGCCGCCTGCCGGCCTGGAAAAGTAA
- the rplQ gene encoding 50S ribosomal protein L17, translated as MRHGHGLRKLNRTSSHRLAMLRNMTVSLLRHEAIKTTLPKAKELRRVVEPILTLGKTDSLANKRLAFNRLRDREMVVKLFAELGPRFANRNGGYVRILKMGFRVGDNAPMAFVELMDRPDTTEAVEVAGE; from the coding sequence ATGCGTCACGGTCACGGCCTCCGTAAACTGAATCGTACCTCGTCCCACCGTCTGGCAATGCTGCGCAACATGACAGTATCGCTGCTGCGTCACGAAGCGATCAAAACCACCCTGCCAAAAGCAAAAGAACTGCGCCGCGTTGTCGAGCCAATTCTGACCCTGGGCAAAACCGACTCCCTGGCAAACAAGCGTCTGGCCTTCAACCGCCTGCGCGACCGTGAAATGGTCGTCAAACTGTTCGCTGAACTGGGCCCACGTTTCGCCAACCGTAACGGTGGTTATGTGCGTATCCTGAAAATGGGTTTCCGCGTCGGCGATAACGCTCCTATGGCGTTCGTTGAACTGATGGATCGTCCAGATACGACCGAAGCAGTTGAAGTTGCTGGCGAGTAA
- the dsbD gene encoding protein-disulfide reductase DsbD, giving the protein MSRFPSSATARAAPLHQLLIWFATCLLLAMAVFGAGQARADDEFLDPELAFKFSARMQDPATIAVTYVIADGYYMYHERFKFEAVGAKLGTPVYPAGKVKFDDTFQKNVETFRKTLTITIPVEAAGPFTLKATGQGCSDKGLCYAPQDATAQLVGGGGGQSMAPGGLPSKFALPAAPAVDTAAVNGPQAQASPGVSVMSIPQADITSTPEPVAAAPVAASPAPAQSEMGKIEAALKGGKLLVIVPLFMLLGLGLAFTPCVLPMVPILSSIIIGDGGKVSRSRGLLLSLTYALGMAIVYTALGVAAGLAGEGLAAQLQNPWVLGFFALLMAGLALSMFGLYELQVPAFLQGKLTSVSNQQSSGRLAGVFVMGAISALIVGPCVAAPLAGALLYISQTRDVVIGGSALFAMAVGMSVPLLLVGVSAGTLLPRAGAWMDAVKRFFGVLQLGVAWWLVSPVLPGAVQMLGWMVLFVGYGMYLLVGKSGAKNAWVAKAFGLVFALLGAMQLVGVASGGRDPLAPLAHLGGGQVHAQPFTRVKTVAQLDAALAQLNGKPALLDFYADWCVSCIEMEKLTFVDPSVREKMGQAVLLQVDVTANDADDKAMLKRFQLFGPPGIIMFNQQGQEIAQSRVIGFQNAATFLASLRKLDE; this is encoded by the coding sequence ATGTCCCGTTTCCCCTCCAGCGCCACCGCGCGCGCCGCTCCCCTACATCAACTGCTGATCTGGTTTGCCACCTGTTTGCTGCTGGCCATGGCCGTCTTTGGCGCGGGTCAAGCCCGCGCCGACGATGAATTCCTCGACCCCGAGCTGGCCTTCAAGTTTTCCGCCCGCATGCAGGATCCGGCCACCATCGCCGTCACGTATGTGATTGCAGATGGCTACTATATGTACCACGAGCGCTTCAAGTTCGAGGCCGTGGGCGCCAAGCTGGGCACGCCGGTGTATCCGGCTGGCAAGGTCAAGTTCGACGATACCTTCCAGAAGAACGTGGAAACCTTCCGCAAGACCCTCACCATCACGATTCCCGTGGAAGCTGCCGGGCCGTTTACCTTGAAAGCGACGGGACAGGGCTGCTCCGACAAGGGCCTGTGCTATGCGCCGCAGGATGCGACAGCCCAGCTGGTGGGCGGTGGCGGCGGCCAGAGCATGGCGCCGGGCGGCTTGCCGTCGAAGTTTGCCCTGCCGGCCGCGCCCGCAGTCGACACGGCGGCCGTCAACGGCCCGCAGGCGCAAGCGTCGCCTGGCGTGTCCGTGATGAGCATTCCGCAGGCCGACATCACCAGCACGCCCGAGCCGGTCGCGGCGGCGCCCGTGGCGGCAAGCCCCGCGCCCGCGCAAAGCGAGATGGGCAAGATCGAAGCGGCCCTGAAGGGCGGCAAGCTGCTCGTCATCGTGCCCCTGTTCATGCTGCTGGGCCTGGGCCTCGCATTTACGCCGTGCGTGCTGCCGATGGTACCGATTTTGTCGTCGATCATCATCGGCGATGGCGGAAAGGTCAGCCGCTCACGCGGCTTGTTGCTGTCGCTGACGTACGCGCTGGGCATGGCCATCGTCTACACGGCGCTGGGCGTGGCGGCCGGTCTGGCGGGCGAAGGCTTGGCGGCCCAGCTGCAGAACCCGTGGGTGCTGGGTTTCTTTGCCTTGTTGATGGCGGGCCTGGCGCTGTCGATGTTCGGCTTGTATGAACTGCAAGTGCCGGCTTTCCTGCAAGGCAAGCTGACGTCCGTATCGAACCAGCAATCTTCGGGCCGCCTGGCGGGCGTGTTCGTCATGGGCGCCATTTCCGCCCTGATCGTGGGTCCATGCGTGGCCGCGCCGCTGGCCGGCGCCTTGCTGTACATCAGCCAGACGCGCGACGTCGTCATCGGCGGCAGCGCCCTGTTTGCCATGGCGGTGGGCATGAGCGTGCCTTTGCTGCTGGTGGGCGTGTCGGCTGGCACCTTGCTGCCCCGTGCCGGCGCCTGGATGGATGCCGTCAAGCGCTTCTTTGGCGTGCTGCAACTGGGCGTGGCCTGGTGGCTCGTCTCGCCCGTGCTGCCGGGCGCCGTGCAGATGCTGGGCTGGATGGTCTTGTTCGTCGGCTATGGCATGTATTTGTTGGTGGGCAAGAGCGGCGCGAAGAACGCCTGGGTAGCCAAGGCCTTCGGCCTCGTGTTTGCCTTGCTGGGCGCGATGCAATTGGTGGGTGTCGCCAGCGGTGGCCGCGACCCGCTGGCACCGCTGGCCCACCTGGGCGGCGGGCAGGTGCATGCCCAACCGTTTACGCGCGTGAAGACCGTGGCGCAGCTGGACGCGGCGCTGGCGCAGCTCAATGGCAAGCCGGCCCTGCTGGACTTTTATGCGGACTGGTGCGTGTCGTGCATCGAGATGGAAAAACTGACCTTCGTCGATCCCTCCGTGCGCGAGAAGATGGGGCAAGCCGTGCTGCTGCAAGTGGACGTGACGGCCAATGATGCGGACGACAAGGCCATGCTGAAACGTTTCCAGCTGTTCGGCCCGCCGGGCATCATCATGTTCAACCAGCAAGGGCAGGAAATTGCCCAGTCGCGCGTGATCGGCTTCCAGAATGCAGCCACCTTCCTGGCCTCCTTGCGCAAGCTCGACGAGTAG
- a CDS encoding Spy/CpxP family protein refolding chaperone: MNASMTTLRKNLIIAMSVLGMGAASLTVHAQEAAASAPAASTKMQHDGHRGQHRGGNPAERMAKYQARLHDKLKLTAAQEPAWATFTAANAPKKPMGDWKAKREAIAKLSAPERMEQWIAMSKERIASQESRLASLKTFYAVLTPEQKKVFDDSVPGGKHGGHRGGHHGMHQQPKAG; this comes from the coding sequence ATGAACGCCTCAATGACAACCTTGCGCAAGAACTTGATCATCGCCATGAGCGTACTCGGCATGGGTGCGGCATCGCTGACCGTCCACGCCCAGGAAGCGGCCGCCAGCGCGCCTGCCGCCAGTACCAAGATGCAACACGATGGCCACCGCGGCCAGCACCGCGGCGGCAATCCTGCCGAGCGCATGGCCAAGTACCAGGCCCGCCTGCATGACAAGCTGAAGCTGACGGCCGCGCAGGAACCGGCCTGGGCCACATTCACGGCCGCCAACGCGCCGAAAAAACCGATGGGTGACTGGAAGGCCAAGCGCGAAGCGATCGCCAAGCTGTCGGCGCCGGAACGCATGGAGCAATGGATCGCCATGTCGAAGGAACGCATCGCCAGCCAGGAAAGCCGTCTGGCCTCGCTGAAAACCTTCTACGCCGTGCTGACGCCGGAGCAAAAGAAAGTGTTTGATGACAGCGTGCCTGGCGGCAAGCACGGCGGCCATCGCGGCGGCCACCATGGCATGCATCAGCAGCCGAAAGCCGGGTAA
- a CDS encoding response regulator, giving the protein MEPTSTILIVDDDRDIRSLLADYLETNAYRTLGAADGTAMWKILDETRPDLIVLDLNLPGDDGLTLCRKLRAQSTVPVIMLTARNEPLDRILGLEMGADDYLPKPFEPRELLARIRSVLRRSHAMPSNVPSDKAQQIRFSGWTLDLTARHLLNPSGLVIMLSGAEFRLLRVFLEHPNRVLNRDQLLNLTQGRDADPFDRSIDIQISRLRQKLGEDARLPQIIKTVRNGGYVLAGQVNVEPHA; this is encoded by the coding sequence ATGGAACCCACTTCTACAATTCTCATCGTCGACGACGACCGCGATATCCGCAGCTTGCTGGCGGACTACCTGGAAACGAACGCCTACCGCACCCTGGGTGCGGCGGATGGCACGGCCATGTGGAAAATCCTCGATGAAACGCGACCCGACCTGATCGTGCTCGACTTGAACCTGCCTGGCGATGACGGCCTGACCTTGTGCCGCAAGCTGCGCGCCCAATCGACCGTGCCGGTGATCATGTTGACGGCGCGCAACGAGCCGCTGGATCGCATCCTGGGCCTGGAAATGGGCGCCGACGATTACTTGCCGAAACCGTTCGAGCCCCGCGAATTGCTGGCGCGCATACGCAGCGTGCTGCGCCGCAGCCATGCTATGCCGTCGAACGTGCCGTCGGACAAGGCGCAGCAAATCCGCTTTTCCGGCTGGACGCTGGACCTGACGGCGCGCCACCTGCTCAATCCCAGCGGCCTGGTGATCATGCTGTCGGGCGCGGAATTCCGCTTGCTGCGCGTCTTCCTGGAACACCCGAACCGCGTGCTCAACCGCGACCAGCTGCTGAATCTGACGCAGGGCCGCGACGCCGATCCGTTCGACCGCTCGATCGATATCCAGATCAGCCGTCTGCGGCAAAAGCTCGGTGAAGATGCCCGCTTGCCGCAAATTATCAAGACCGTGCGCAACGGCGGCTACGTGCTGGCTGGCCAGGTCAATGTGGAGCCGCACGCGTGA
- a CDS encoding ATP-binding protein translates to MKAFLGSMTGRVFMFLLIGIVASAALTQWLAVGERQRAIEQYRDYHAVERAEQLVMAADVVPLASRAAYLKVANKGSVRLELRPDTEHRPGAPTEFSTALQAKLGEGFKVSALAERPAACVKPRQSPGMFSAKPWGGTCENLDVRMQDGHVLRLMVLPPRQQPPFNEHNDWMTLLPFLISIAILAYLVTRMTMRPLKQLAQAAKDLGNDINHPPLTLSGASEIRQASAAFNAMQARIRQHISQRTQMLAAITHDLQTPLTRLRLRLEKVADTELYDRLVGDLSAMQSMVKEGLDLARSMDSTEAMQALDLDSLLDSVCSDAADAGQKVTLSGQAGMALMARPIAMRRCLVNLIDNAVKYGLYAQVTVERIAGAARICIRDGGPGIAPDQLAKVFEPFYRIETSRSRESGGTGLGLTIARNIAEQHGATVSLLNHVDGGLEVTLIVPEYYAGK, encoded by the coding sequence GTGAAGGCCTTCCTGGGCTCGATGACGGGCCGTGTCTTCATGTTCTTGTTGATCGGCATCGTCGCTTCGGCCGCGCTGACGCAGTGGCTGGCCGTGGGCGAACGCCAGCGCGCCATCGAGCAATACCGCGACTACCACGCCGTCGAGCGGGCCGAGCAGCTGGTGATGGCGGCCGACGTGGTGCCGCTGGCCTCGCGCGCCGCCTACCTGAAAGTGGCCAACAAGGGCAGCGTGCGCCTGGAGTTGCGTCCCGATACGGAACATAGGCCCGGTGCGCCGACGGAATTTTCCACCGCCCTGCAAGCCAAGCTGGGCGAAGGCTTCAAGGTCAGCGCGCTGGCCGAACGTCCGGCCGCCTGCGTCAAGCCGCGCCAGTCGCCGGGTATGTTTTCCGCCAAGCCATGGGGCGGCACCTGCGAAAACCTCGACGTGCGCATGCAGGATGGCCACGTGCTGCGCCTGATGGTCTTGCCGCCGCGCCAGCAGCCACCGTTCAATGAACATAACGACTGGATGACCCTGCTGCCTTTCCTGATCAGCATCGCCATCCTCGCCTATCTGGTCACGCGCATGACCATGCGCCCGCTCAAGCAGCTGGCGCAGGCGGCGAAAGACCTGGGCAATGACATCAACCATCCGCCGCTGACCCTGTCGGGCGCCAGCGAGATCCGCCAGGCCAGCGCCGCTTTCAATGCCATGCAGGCGCGCATCCGCCAGCATATTTCCCAGCGGACACAGATGCTGGCGGCCATCACGCACGACTTGCAGACGCCGCTGACGCGCTTGCGCTTGCGCCTGGAAAAAGTGGCGGATACGGAATTGTATGACCGTCTGGTGGGCGACCTGTCGGCCATGCAAAGCATGGTCAAGGAAGGGCTGGACCTGGCCCGCTCGATGGACAGCACGGAAGCGATGCAGGCGCTCGATCTCGATTCCCTGCTCGATAGCGTCTGCTCCGACGCGGCTGATGCTGGCCAGAAAGTCACCCTCAGTGGACAGGCGGGCATGGCTTTGATGGCGCGCCCGATCGCCATGCGGCGCTGCCTGGTGAACCTGATCGACAATGCCGTCAAATATGGCCTGTACGCGCAGGTGACCGTCGAGCGCATCGCCGGTGCCGCGCGCATCTGCATCCGCGACGGCGGGCCGGGTATTGCGCCAGATCAACTGGCTAAAGTGTTCGAACCGTTTTACCGCATCGAGACGTCGCGTTCGCGCGAATCGGGCGGCACGGGCCTGGGCCTGACCATCGCGCGCAATATCGCCGAGCAGCACGGCGCCACGGTTTCACTGCTCAATCACGTCGACGGTGGACTGGAAGTCACCCTCATCGTGCCAGAGTATTACGCAGGAAAGTGA
- a CDS encoding efflux RND transporter periplasmic adaptor subunit yields the protein MKKTSLAILVGAALCIGGGIWYFNHQSGAATSGQDGKGGKGGQAPTTVSVVAPVRQDVPMVLQANGSVMPISSVDLHPQTTSTITKVHIREGQFVKQGELMFTLDARSEHANVDKAQAQVLRDRASVQDFERQLKRNQDLLSKNFIAQGAVDTLQSQLDAARALLAADQAALRAAQVDSSYTVLRAPQAGRVGAINVYAGSLVQPTTSLTSITQLDPIDVSFTLPESSLSGLLAAQKAGEVPVTALLSDAGGKQLDGKLNFIDNAVDPATGVIRIKARFNNGGTDLWPGQYVNTQLTVRTLKDALVIPQNAIITSTAGTFVYSMEADSTAKMRKVTRVYAFGPNAVVTGLAGDEKVIVDGKQNLRPGSKVRLVEKHKAADGAAAPQGKPA from the coding sequence ATGAAAAAGACTAGTCTGGCAATCCTCGTGGGTGCGGCCCTGTGTATCGGTGGCGGCATCTGGTATTTCAATCATCAGTCCGGCGCGGCGACCAGTGGGCAGGATGGTAAAGGGGGCAAGGGTGGACAGGCGCCGACGACCGTGAGCGTGGTCGCGCCGGTGCGCCAGGATGTGCCGATGGTGCTGCAAGCCAATGGCAGTGTGATGCCCATCAGCAGCGTGGACTTGCACCCGCAGACGACCAGCACGATCACCAAAGTGCATATCCGCGAAGGCCAGTTCGTCAAGCAGGGCGAGCTGATGTTTACGCTGGACGCGCGCAGCGAGCATGCGAATGTCGACAAGGCGCAGGCGCAGGTCTTGCGCGACCGCGCCTCGGTGCAGGACTTCGAGCGCCAGCTCAAGCGCAACCAGGATTTGCTGAGCAAGAATTTCATCGCCCAGGGCGCCGTCGATACCCTGCAAAGCCAGCTCGACGCGGCACGCGCCTTGCTGGCCGCCGACCAGGCCGCGTTGCGCGCGGCCCAGGTCGACTCCAGCTACACCGTCCTGCGCGCCCCGCAGGCGGGCAGGGTGGGCGCCATCAATGTCTACGCCGGCAGCCTGGTGCAGCCGACCACGTCGCTCACCAGCATCACCCAGCTCGACCCGATCGACGTGTCGTTCACCTTGCCGGAAAGCAGCCTGTCCGGCTTGCTGGCGGCGCAAAAGGCGGGCGAGGTGCCTGTCACGGCGCTGCTGTCCGATGCGGGCGGCAAGCAGCTCGATGGCAAACTGAATTTTATCGACAATGCCGTCGATCCCGCCACGGGCGTGATCAGGATCAAGGCCCGTTTCAATAATGGCGGCACCGATTTGTGGCCCGGCCAGTACGTGAATACGCAGCTGACCGTGCGCACCCTCAAGGATGCGCTGGTGATCCCGCAAAACGCCATCATCACGAGTACTGCCGGCACCTTTGTGTACTCGATGGAGGCGGACAGCACGGCCAAGATGCGCAAGGTGACGCGCGTGTATGCATTCGGACCGAACGCCGTCGTCACCGGCCTGGCGGGCGATGAAAAAGTCATCGTCGATGGCAAGCAGAACTTGCGTCCAGGTAGCAAGGTGCGCCTGGTGGAAAAACACAAGGCTGCCGATGGCGCCGCCGCACCGCAGGGCAAGCCAGCATGA